One window of Microbacterium sediminis genomic DNA carries:
- a CDS encoding glycosyltransferase, with protein sequence MSVSLRVVLDQLVAPTHGDLRAASRDLAHALVASAPLGCRVEAIAPAGAPLEVPGLAGEKRLRGSRGQIAASWQLGIAPGVGGGMIHSPTLLAPLVRHDRVNEGDQTVVTLWDLLAWEAPGEMPRAEAGWHKAMLRRAMRHADAVVVPTHAIADQLAERVDLDERVRVISGAVPEGFSIPSDAEARRRDLGLPGEYVAVAGAPADSDGLAAALRAVSATELDAVVIGAAEGSEPAIADVASSAGLPERRVHVRGALDAGDRAALLGGARAFLAPSARSAWPWRATEAMALGVPLVAVDSRVHHEVVYDGGLIVPAADLGDALRSALEDADRLSVLGCDRARAFTWRGSAEKVWQLHADL encoded by the coding sequence ATGTCGGTGAGTCTTCGCGTCGTCCTCGATCAGCTCGTCGCGCCGACGCACGGCGACCTCCGGGCGGCCTCGCGCGATCTCGCCCACGCCCTCGTCGCCTCGGCGCCGCTCGGATGCCGGGTGGAGGCGATCGCGCCCGCCGGCGCACCGCTCGAGGTCCCCGGCCTGGCGGGCGAGAAGCGACTGCGCGGCTCGCGCGGCCAGATCGCGGCGTCGTGGCAGCTCGGCATCGCGCCGGGCGTGGGCGGCGGCATGATCCACTCGCCCACGCTGCTGGCGCCGCTGGTGCGCCACGACCGCGTCAACGAGGGCGACCAGACCGTCGTGACGCTGTGGGACCTGCTGGCCTGGGAGGCGCCCGGCGAGATGCCGCGCGCCGAGGCCGGCTGGCACAAGGCGATGCTGCGCCGCGCGATGCGCCACGCCGACGCGGTGGTCGTGCCGACGCACGCGATCGCCGATCAGCTGGCCGAGCGCGTCGACCTCGACGAGCGGGTGCGCGTGATCTCCGGCGCCGTGCCGGAGGGCTTCTCGATCCCCTCGGACGCCGAGGCGCGCCGCCGCGACCTCGGGCTGCCGGGGGAGTACGTCGCCGTGGCCGGTGCGCCGGCCGACTCGGACGGCCTCGCCGCCGCCCTCCGCGCGGTCTCGGCCACCGAGCTCGACGCCGTGGTGATCGGCGCGGCCGAGGGATCGGAGCCGGCCATCGCCGACGTCGCGTCGTCCGCGGGACTGCCCGAGCGGCGCGTGCACGTGCGCGGCGCCCTCGACGCCGGCGACCGCGCGGCCCTCCTCGGCGGCGCCCGCGCCTTCCTCGCCCCGAGCGCCCGCAGCGCCTGGCCGTGGCGCGCGACCGAGGCCATGGCCCTGGGCGTGCCGCTCGTCGCGGTCGACTCGCGCGTGCATCACGAGGTCGTCTACGACGGCGGCCTGATCGTGCCCGCCGCCGATCTGGGCGACGCGCTGCGCTCCGCGCTGGAGGACGCCGACCGGCTGTCGGTGCTCGGATGCGACCGGGCCCGCGCCTTCACCTGGCGCGGATCGGCCGAGAAGGTGTGGCAACTCCACGCCGACCTGTGA
- a CDS encoding LCP family protein translates to MSVTSPPRVRSAPASGILNARPLRNPDAQSPQVMTRRGWWLVILGWLIPGSAQVLAGNRRLGRIGIASTLVLWAVAILGVLGVLLWRAGTITVLTFPFVSLIGGIALIAYGVLWVLLAIDTLRLVRLVKTSSPSRYLIALVSILTMVLTGSVVAYGAPRMFAASSGIGQVFQFGPPIPPSDGYYNILLLGADSGEGRDSMRFDSISVVSINADTGAVTITGIPRDMPHFPFADGPMQELYPDGHYGVSDPVCGWSSGINQLRTEVELCRADENLYPDAESHGSTPGVEATKDAAEGILGIEIPYYVFIDMDGFAALIDALGGVDIEVTERLPKGWGPAYEGQPVDEWAVGWIEPGLQHMDGDTAQWYARSRYTTNDWDRMERQRQLQAAILAQFTPQNVLDRFQQILGAGDHLVQTDIPQAMLGPFVDLAVKAREQPFASIELTPEGGVDPEEPDYGQIRDMIQSALHPPTPTATPAP, encoded by the coding sequence GTGAGCGTGACGAGCCCGCCGCGCGTGCGTTCGGCGCCGGCGAGCGGGATCCTGAACGCCCGCCCGCTGCGCAACCCCGACGCGCAGTCGCCGCAGGTCATGACGCGCCGCGGCTGGTGGCTCGTGATCCTGGGCTGGCTGATCCCCGGCTCGGCGCAGGTGCTCGCCGGCAACCGCCGGCTCGGCCGCATCGGCATCGCCTCGACGCTGGTGCTGTGGGCCGTGGCGATCCTCGGCGTGCTCGGTGTGCTGCTCTGGCGTGCCGGGACGATCACCGTCCTCACGTTCCCGTTCGTGAGCCTGATCGGCGGGATCGCGCTCATCGCGTACGGCGTGCTGTGGGTGCTGCTCGCCATCGACACCCTGCGCCTCGTGCGGCTCGTGAAGACGAGCAGCCCGAGCCGCTACCTCATCGCGCTCGTCTCGATCCTCACGATGGTGCTCACCGGCAGCGTGGTCGCCTACGGCGCGCCCCGCATGTTCGCCGCGAGCTCCGGCATCGGCCAGGTGTTCCAGTTCGGCCCGCCGATCCCGCCGAGCGACGGCTACTACAACATCCTCCTGCTCGGCGCCGACTCGGGCGAGGGGCGCGACTCGATGCGCTTCGACAGCATCTCGGTCGTCTCCATCAATGCCGACACCGGCGCCGTGACGATCACCGGCATCCCGCGCGACATGCCGCACTTCCCGTTCGCGGACGGGCCGATGCAGGAGCTCTACCCCGACGGGCACTACGGCGTCTCCGATCCCGTGTGCGGCTGGAGCAGCGGCATCAACCAGCTGCGCACCGAGGTCGAGCTCTGCCGCGCGGACGAGAACCTCTACCCGGATGCCGAGTCCCACGGATCGACGCCGGGGGTGGAGGCGACGAAGGACGCCGCGGAGGGGATCCTCGGCATCGAGATCCCGTACTACGTGTTCATCGACATGGACGGCTTCGCGGCGCTCATCGACGCCCTCGGCGGCGTCGACATCGAGGTCACCGAGCGGCTGCCGAAGGGCTGGGGCCCCGCGTACGAGGGGCAGCCCGTGGACGAGTGGGCGGTCGGCTGGATCGAGCCGGGCCTGCAGCACATGGACGGCGACACCGCGCAGTGGTACGCCCGCTCCCGCTACACGACCAACGACTGGGACCGCATGGAGCGCCAGCGCCAGCTGCAGGCGGCGATTCTCGCCCAGTTCACGCCGCAGAACGTGCTGGATCGCTTCCAGCAGATCCTCGGCGCCGGCGATCACCTCGTCCAGACCGACATCCCGCAGGCGATGCTCGGCCCCTTCGTCGACCTCGCGGTGAAGGCGCGGGAGCAGCCGTTCGCCTCGATCGAGCTCACGCCGGAGGGCGGCGTCGACCCGGAGGAACCCGACTACGGGCAGATCCGCGACATGATCCAGAGCGCCCTGCACCCGCCGACGCCCACCGCCACCCCCGCGCCGTGA
- the purE gene encoding 5-(carboxyamino)imidazole ribonucleotide mutase → MGSDSDWRVMVDASQALTDFGIAHEVEVVSAHRTPDKLVAYGREARGRGLRAIIAGAGGAAHLPGMLASLTALPVIGVPVQLKTLEGLDSLLSIVQMPAGIPVATVSINGARNAGLLAARILGASDAAIADRIEAYARELEAQVGEKNQRLKASLRETE, encoded by the coding sequence ATGGGATCCGATTCCGACTGGCGCGTGATGGTCGACGCGTCGCAGGCGCTGACCGACTTCGGCATCGCGCACGAGGTCGAGGTCGTCTCGGCGCACCGTACGCCCGACAAGCTCGTGGCCTACGGTCGCGAGGCGCGCGGCCGCGGTCTGCGCGCGATCATCGCCGGGGCCGGCGGCGCGGCGCACCTGCCCGGCATGCTCGCCAGCCTCACCGCGCTGCCGGTGATCGGCGTCCCCGTGCAGCTGAAGACCCTCGAGGGCCTGGACTCGCTGCTGTCGATCGTGCAGATGCCCGCCGGCATCCCCGTCGCCACGGTGTCGATCAACGGTGCGAGGAACGCCGGACTCCTCGCCGCCCGCATCCTCGGCGCCTCCGACGCCGCGATCGCCGACCGGATCGAGGCCTACGCCCGCGAGCTCGAGGCGCAGGTGGGCGAGAAGAACCAGCGGCTGAAGGCGTCGCTGCGGGAGACCGAGTGA
- a CDS encoding response regulator transcription factor, translated as MSSDDFHKPVKRPSETFDRLFAAEDPAEVSRAAHSTAQALLARARHESDDTVIDRLISFTDRHGIDDLAELWSRSPAKTLPGSLWRLYLLQLSIHDDPQTASLIYERGRTEISSADPVVAGAPSPAGPHELVALIDTILRGAFTGDFAGALDRAAAFCRVQASGATHLADDYEGSEPHRSSALTARALRLSTYAGDLTTAAKLWRADALV; from the coding sequence ATGAGCAGCGACGACTTCCACAAGCCCGTGAAGCGGCCGTCGGAGACGTTCGACCGCCTGTTCGCGGCGGAGGACCCGGCCGAGGTGTCTCGCGCGGCCCACTCCACGGCGCAGGCCCTGCTCGCGAGGGCGCGGCACGAGAGCGACGACACGGTCATCGACCGGCTCATCTCGTTCACCGACCGGCACGGCATCGACGATCTCGCGGAGCTGTGGTCGCGCTCGCCCGCCAAGACGCTGCCGGGGTCGCTGTGGCGGCTGTACCTGCTGCAGCTGTCGATCCACGACGACCCGCAGACCGCGTCGCTCATCTACGAGCGGGGGCGCACCGAGATCTCGTCGGCCGACCCGGTGGTCGCCGGCGCGCCGTCGCCCGCCGGGCCGCACGAGCTCGTCGCGCTCATCGACACGATCCTGCGCGGCGCGTTCACGGGGGACTTCGCCGGCGCGCTGGACCGGGCCGCGGCGTTCTGCCGCGTGCAGGCCTCGGGTGCCACGCACCTCGCCGACGACTACGAGGGCAGCGAGCCGCACCGCTCGAGCGCCCTCACCGCCCGCGCGCTGCGTCTGTCGACCTACGCGGGCGACCTCACCACCGCCGCGAAGCTGTGGCGGGCGGACGCGCTCGTGTGA
- a CDS encoding rhomboid family intramembrane serine protease, with amino-acid sequence MTITPAPARTGGGLLARAAQPVLLLAVMWVVRALDDALPGSWNQMFGLISWSFDGLDGILLSPGLHGDWSHLVSNSVPFLILGLLVALDGVGRFWGVTVIIALIGGVGTWIVNAPGTITVGASGLVFGYFGYLLIRAFVARSLGHGILYALIALVIAGLYGGSMWVGIFSAAAGISWQAHLFGAIGGAVAAIATRPKRIARA; translated from the coding sequence ATGACGATCACCCCCGCGCCGGCCCGAACGGGCGGCGGACTGCTCGCCCGTGCGGCGCAGCCCGTGCTGCTGCTCGCCGTGATGTGGGTCGTGCGGGCCCTGGACGACGCGCTGCCGGGGAGCTGGAACCAGATGTTCGGGCTCATCTCGTGGTCGTTCGACGGCCTGGACGGGATCCTGCTCTCCCCCGGACTGCACGGCGACTGGTCGCACCTCGTGTCGAACTCGGTGCCGTTCCTCATCCTCGGGCTGCTCGTGGCGCTCGACGGCGTGGGCAGATTCTGGGGCGTGACGGTGATCATCGCCCTCATCGGCGGTGTCGGCACCTGGATCGTCAACGCGCCCGGGACCATCACCGTCGGGGCGTCGGGGCTGGTGTTCGGGTACTTCGGGTACCTGCTCATCCGCGCGTTCGTGGCGAGGTCGCTCGGCCACGGCATCCTCTACGCGCTCATCGCGCTCGTGATCGCCGGGCTCTACGGCGGATCGATGTGGGTCGGGATCTTCAGCGCCGCGGCGGGCATCTCCTGGCAGGCGCACCTGTTCGGCGCGATCGGCGGCGCCGTCGCCGCGATCGCCACCCGTCCCAAGCGGATCGCGCGCGCCTGA
- a CDS encoding GyrI-like domain-containing protein, whose protein sequence is MAEKVDLVRTLDAYRARRGEFRVVEVPRTRYLAIDGSGDPNTSERYRETLETLYPVAYAAKFASKAAGRDYVVPPLEGLWWADDMAAFTSARDKSRWHWTMLLMLPDWIDAAAADAAIARAGAKRPPRLGDLRVIELSEGTCVQTLHVGSFDDEAPVLARLHDEVIPELGLRMTGRHHEIYLSDPRRTAPARLRTILRQPVAPR, encoded by the coding sequence ATGGCCGAGAAGGTCGACCTCGTCAGGACGCTCGACGCGTACCGCGCTCGCCGCGGGGAGTTCCGCGTCGTCGAGGTGCCGCGGACGCGCTACCTGGCGATCGATGGATCGGGCGATCCGAACACGTCCGAGCGGTATCGCGAGACGCTCGAGACCCTGTATCCCGTGGCGTACGCGGCCAAGTTCGCCAGCAAGGCGGCGGGGCGGGATTACGTGGTGCCGCCGCTGGAGGGCCTGTGGTGGGCCGACGACATGGCGGCGTTCACGAGCGCGCGCGACAAGTCCCGCTGGCACTGGACGATGCTGCTGATGCTGCCGGACTGGATCGACGCCGCCGCCGCCGACGCCGCGATCGCGCGGGCCGGGGCGAAGCGGCCCCCGCGCCTGGGCGACCTGCGGGTGATCGAGCTCTCCGAGGGCACGTGCGTGCAGACCCTGCACGTCGGATCGTTCGACGACGAGGCGCCCGTGCTCGCCCGCCTGCACGACGAGGTGATCCCGGAGCTCGGGCTGCGCATGACGGGCCGGCACCACGAGATCTACCTCAGCGACCCGCGCCGCACCGCGCCCGCGCGGCTCCGCACGATCCTGCGCCAGCCCGTGGCGCCGCGCTGA
- a CDS encoding DUF2306 domain-containing protein, whose amino-acid sequence MEPFGGETFEHVMIILHATAGTVAVLLPAVNLLRRRKDRAHRWIGRSWVVAMYLLCTSGMFIYSMTGGFTLFHALALFTFVTTTLGVLAIRRGRVRAHVGNMVGSWLGAIGAGTAAALVPGRQITAWMIGTPATFWTVVALIVLATTAWTAWVLLRIGPRVRPAARVTA is encoded by the coding sequence ATGGAGCCCTTCGGCGGAGAGACCTTCGAGCACGTGATGATCATCCTGCACGCGACGGCCGGGACGGTCGCCGTGCTGCTGCCGGCCGTCAACCTGCTGCGCCGCCGCAAGGACCGCGCGCACCGCTGGATCGGCCGCAGCTGGGTGGTCGCGATGTACCTGCTGTGCACCTCGGGCATGTTCATCTACTCCATGACGGGCGGGTTCACTCTCTTCCACGCCCTCGCGCTGTTCACGTTCGTCACCACCACGCTCGGCGTCCTCGCCATCCGCCGCGGCCGGGTCCGCGCCCACGTCGGCAACATGGTCGGCAGCTGGCTCGGCGCGATCGGCGCGGGCACCGCGGCCGCGCTCGTGCCCGGCCGGCAGATCACGGCGTGGATGATCGGGACGCCGGCGACCTTCTGGACCGTCGTGGCGCTCATCGTGCTGGCGACCACCGCCTGGACCGCGTGGGTGCTGTTGCGGATCGGCCCGCGCGTGCGACCCGCCGCGCGCGTGACGGCCTGA
- a CDS encoding D-2-hydroxyacid dehydrogenase family protein — protein MRIVVLDDYQRVAPTYADWARFDADVAFFDRPVRGAELTDALAGAEVIVAMRERTAFPRELLERLPDLRLLVTTGARNDAIDLDAARRLGVTVCGTEAPGTSTPELAWGLILAVLRSIPLEDAGMRTGGWQTTIGGDLAGRRLGIVGLGRLGERMARIGQAFGMDVVAWSLNLDPTRAAALGVTAVTKDELFSSSDVVTIHYKLGERSRGLVGAAEIALMTPSAILVNTSRGPIVDTDALIRALEEGRIRGAGIDVFDEEPLPADHPLRSAPRTVLTPHLGYVTDGTYRVFYPQAVEAIAAWRSGTPIRVLA, from the coding sequence ATGAGGATCGTCGTCCTCGACGACTATCAGCGCGTCGCGCCGACGTACGCGGACTGGGCACGCTTCGACGCCGACGTGGCCTTCTTCGATCGCCCGGTCCGGGGCGCCGAACTGACCGACGCGCTCGCCGGGGCCGAGGTGATCGTCGCCATGCGCGAGCGCACCGCCTTCCCGCGTGAGCTGCTCGAGCGCCTGCCCGACCTGCGCCTGCTCGTCACCACCGGCGCGCGCAACGACGCCATCGACCTGGACGCCGCGCGCCGCCTCGGCGTGACGGTCTGCGGCACCGAGGCGCCGGGCACCTCCACGCCCGAGCTGGCGTGGGGCCTCATCCTCGCGGTGCTGCGCAGCATCCCGCTCGAGGACGCCGGCATGCGCACCGGCGGCTGGCAGACCACGATCGGCGGCGACCTCGCCGGGCGCCGGCTCGGGATCGTCGGGCTCGGGCGGCTCGGCGAGCGCATGGCCCGCATCGGACAGGCGTTCGGCATGGACGTCGTGGCCTGGAGCCTGAACCTCGACCCGACCCGCGCCGCCGCGCTCGGCGTGACCGCGGTGACGAAGGACGAGCTCTTCTCGAGCTCCGACGTCGTCACGATCCACTACAAGCTCGGCGAGCGCAGCCGCGGCCTCGTCGGCGCGGCCGAGATCGCACTGATGACGCCCTCGGCGATCCTCGTCAACACCTCGCGCGGCCCGATCGTCGACACCGACGCGCTGATCCGCGCCCTCGAGGAGGGGCGGATCCGCGGCGCCGGCATCGACGTCTTCGACGAGGAGCCGCTGCCCGCCGACCACCCGCTGCGCTCGGCGCCGCGGACCGTGCTCACCCCGCACCTGGGCTACGTCACCGACGGCACCTACCGCGTGTTCTACCCCCAGGCCGTCGAGGCCATCGCGGCCTGGCGCTCCGGCACCCCGATCCGGGTCCTCGCCTGA
- a CDS encoding isochorismatase family protein: MSKALLIVDVQNDFTEGGALGVDGGDAVAEGITRLLAERAGDYALIIASRDWHDPDSDNGGHIVSEPDYVDSWPAHCIAGTEGAEYDPGLETAAVTHHVKKGQGKPAYSMFEGVTDAGETVGDLLTEHGIVEVDVVGIATDHCVRASALDAISHGQRVRVLTDLVAGVAPEPSEAALAELVHAGAELAEARA, translated from the coding sequence ATGAGCAAGGCGCTTCTCATCGTCGACGTGCAGAACGACTTCACGGAGGGCGGTGCCCTCGGCGTGGACGGCGGCGACGCCGTGGCGGAGGGGATCACGCGGCTGCTGGCCGAACGGGCCGGCGACTACGCGCTGATCATCGCCTCGCGCGACTGGCACGACCCCGACAGCGACAACGGCGGCCACATCGTGTCCGAGCCCGACTACGTCGACTCGTGGCCGGCCCACTGCATCGCCGGCACGGAGGGGGCGGAGTACGACCCGGGCCTCGAAACCGCCGCCGTGACACATCACGTCAAGAAGGGGCAGGGCAAGCCGGCCTACTCGATGTTCGAGGGTGTGACCGACGCGGGCGAGACGGTCGGCGATCTGCTCACCGAGCACGGCATCGTCGAGGTCGACGTCGTCGGCATCGCCACCGATCACTGCGTGCGCGCCTCGGCACTCGACGCGATCTCGCACGGCCAGCGGGTGCGGGTCCTCACCGACCTCGTCGCCGGGGTCGCGCCGGAGCCCAGCGAGGCGGCGCTGGCCGAGCTCGTCCACGCCGGCGCGGAGCTCGCCGAAGCGCGCGCATGA
- a CDS encoding EamA family transporter, giving the protein MLAAALALIGAMIWGGADFLGGLASRRMAAVRVTLFTGLAALVVLLPSQLLVGGTWSWADSGWGAGVGALYAVGLVCLYAGFATGPMIILSPLAAVLSAIVPALWAVAVEGEALGPLAWVGAACALTAVVLITRARGEHAVRPRAVPLLLTVIAGVAFGAFVILLDRTSDASGVTPLIVSRAVLVALTGAAVVALAVRRRAATRSAETALSAGSRAPGLRIALAAGVCDAAANVLILLALRSGDLAIVGVLQALYPGGTVLLAALVLRERLASPQWIGLALALGAAVLFALA; this is encoded by the coding sequence ATGCTCGCCGCCGCCCTCGCCCTCATCGGCGCCATGATCTGGGGCGGCGCCGATTTCCTCGGCGGCCTGGCCTCCCGGCGGATGGCGGCCGTGCGCGTCACGCTGTTCACGGGGCTCGCCGCCCTCGTCGTGCTGCTGCCGTCGCAGCTGCTCGTGGGCGGGACGTGGTCGTGGGCCGACAGCGGATGGGGTGCCGGCGTCGGCGCCCTCTACGCCGTGGGTCTCGTGTGTCTCTACGCGGGATTCGCCACCGGGCCGATGATCATCCTCTCGCCCCTGGCGGCGGTGCTGTCGGCGATCGTGCCGGCGCTGTGGGCCGTGGCCGTGGAGGGCGAGGCGCTCGGCCCGCTGGCCTGGGTCGGCGCGGCGTGCGCCCTGACGGCGGTGGTGCTCATCACCCGCGCCCGCGGCGAGCACGCCGTGCGGCCGCGCGCCGTTCCGCTGCTGCTCACGGTGATCGCCGGCGTCGCGTTCGGCGCGTTCGTGATCCTGCTCGACCGCACGAGCGACGCCTCGGGCGTCACGCCGCTCATCGTCAGCCGCGCCGTGCTGGTGGCGCTCACGGGCGCCGCGGTGGTCGCGCTCGCGGTGCGCCGCCGGGCCGCGACGCGATCCGCGGAGACGGCCCTGTCCGCGGGGTCCCGCGCCCCCGGACTGCGGATCGCGCTCGCAGCGGGCGTGTGCGACGCCGCCGCGAACGTCCTCATCCTGCTCGCGCTGCGCTCGGGCGACCTGGCGATCGTCGGGGTGCTGCAGGCCCTCTACCCCGGCGGCACCGTGCTGCTGGCCGCACTCGTGCTGCGGGAGCGCCTCGCATCGCCCCAGTGGATCGGCCTCGCGCTGGCGCTGGGGGCGGCGGTGCTGTTCGCGCTCGCGTAG
- a CDS encoding helix-turn-helix transcriptional regulator, which yields MLLDDETDADAIAVGRRIRALRTERGIRLAELAERVGRAPSQLSMIENGRREPRLSMLRAIAQALGVPTDALLAPEELDERSRMEVALEREMRSPRFRELGIEPFRIPKGMPDEALRAILRLTGEIDRLTDERQATPEEARRANIELRALMRSQDNHFPHLEQTARDLLRAIDHPGGPLTQRAASDIAAHLGFTLHYVSDLPSSTRSVVDLKHRRLYLPNRVSRDPRGPILQALASRVLGHAEPSTYGEFLRQRVEQNYLAGALMIPEEGAVAALREAKERRAISIEDLRDAYAVSYETAAHRFSNLATRHLDIPVHFLKVHESGTITKAYENDDVNFPTDRLGSIEGQMCCRHWTSRVIFDVEDHFNPYYQYTDTGNGTYWCTARVEHSSQGAHSLSIGVRFDDTKWFVGRDTPNRRVSRHAVETCCRRPPEELASRWRDGAWPNVATPRTLLATLPTGSFPGVDTTDVYEFLEAHAPRN from the coding sequence ATGCTTCTCGACGACGAGACCGATGCCGACGCGATCGCCGTGGGCCGCCGCATCCGCGCCCTGCGCACCGAGCGCGGCATCCGCCTGGCCGAGCTGGCCGAGCGGGTGGGGCGGGCGCCCAGCCAGCTGTCGATGATCGAGAACGGCCGCCGGGAGCCGCGGCTGTCGATGCTGCGGGCGATCGCTCAGGCCCTGGGCGTGCCCACCGACGCGCTGCTGGCGCCCGAGGAGCTGGACGAGCGCAGCCGCATGGAGGTGGCGCTGGAGCGCGAGATGCGCTCGCCGCGGTTCCGGGAGCTTGGCATCGAGCCGTTCCGGATCCCCAAGGGCATGCCCGACGAGGCCCTGCGCGCGATCCTGCGCCTGACGGGAGAGATCGATCGGCTCACCGACGAGCGCCAGGCCACGCCGGAGGAGGCGCGCCGGGCGAACATCGAGCTGCGCGCGCTGATGCGCTCGCAGGACAATCACTTCCCGCACCTCGAGCAGACCGCGCGCGACCTGCTCCGCGCGATCGATCACCCGGGCGGGCCGCTCACGCAGCGGGCCGCGAGCGACATCGCCGCCCACCTCGGCTTCACCCTGCACTACGTGAGCGACCTGCCATCGAGCACGCGCAGCGTCGTCGACCTCAAGCACCGCCGGCTCTACCTGCCGAATCGCGTGTCGCGCGATCCGCGCGGCCCGATCCTGCAGGCGCTCGCCAGCCGCGTGCTCGGGCACGCCGAGCCGTCCACGTACGGGGAGTTCCTGCGCCAACGCGTGGAGCAGAACTACCTGGCGGGCGCGCTCATGATCCCCGAGGAGGGAGCCGTCGCCGCGCTGCGCGAGGCCAAGGAGCGCCGCGCGATCTCGATCGAGGACCTGCGCGACGCCTACGCCGTCTCGTACGAGACCGCCGCCCATCGCTTCAGCAACCTCGCCACGCGGCACCTCGACATCCCGGTGCACTTCCTGAAGGTGCACGAATCGGGAACGATCACGAAGGCGTACGAGAACGACGACGTGAACTTCCCGACCGACCGGCTCGGATCCATCGAGGGCCAGATGTGCTGCCGGCACTGGACCAGCCGCGTGATCTTCGACGTCGAGGACCACTTCAACCCGTACTACCAGTACACCGACACCGGGAACGGCACCTACTGGTGCACGGCGCGCGTGGAGCACTCCAGCCAGGGCGCCCACTCGCTGAGCATCGGCGTGCGCTTCGACGACACGAAGTGGTTCGTGGGCCGCGACACCCCCAACCGGCGGGTCTCGCGCCACGCCGTCGAGACCTGCTGCCGGCGCCCTCCCGAGGAGCTCGCCTCCCGCTGGCGCGATGGCGCGTGGCCCAACGTCGCCACGCCCCGCACGCTGCTCGCCACGCTGCCCACCGGCTCGTTTCCCGGCGTCGACACCACCGACGTCTACGAGTTCCTCGAGGCTCACGCCCCGAGGAACTGA
- the aceA gene encoding isocitrate lyase, producing MTTTASPTLPGDQTQTAAELQLEWDADPRWNGIERTYTAEDVIRLRGAIREDATLARRGAEVLWQRLHDDEYVRALGALTGNQAVQQVRAGLKAIYLSGWQVAADANLAGQTYPDQSLYPANSVPAVVRRINNALLRQHQLEFAEGELTRDWMAPIVADAEAGFGGPLNAFELALSMIQAGAAGIHWEDQLASEKKCGHLGGKVLVPTSQHIRTLNAARLAADVAGVPTIQIARTDALAADLLTSDIDERDRPFTTGARTSEGFYRVRNGIEPVISRGLAYAPYADLLWVETGTPDIELAREFANAIHAEFPGKMLAYNCSPSFNWSAALDDRQIASFQAELAELGYRFQFITLAGFHALNHSMFQLASGYAERAMSAYVELQNAEFAAEASGYTATRHQREAGTGYFDRVSTALNPDASTLALVGSTESEQFH from the coding sequence ATGACCACCACCGCCTCCCCCACGCTCCCGGGCGACCAGACGCAGACCGCCGCCGAGCTGCAGCTCGAGTGGGACGCCGACCCCCGCTGGAACGGCATCGAGCGCACCTACACGGCCGAGGACGTCATCCGCCTCCGCGGCGCGATCCGCGAGGACGCGACCCTCGCGCGCCGCGGCGCCGAGGTCCTGTGGCAGCGGCTGCACGACGACGAGTACGTCCGCGCCCTCGGCGCCCTCACCGGCAACCAGGCCGTGCAGCAGGTGCGCGCCGGCCTGAAGGCGATCTACCTGTCGGGCTGGCAGGTGGCCGCCGACGCGAACCTCGCCGGGCAGACCTACCCCGACCAGTCGCTCTACCCCGCCAACTCGGTCCCCGCCGTCGTGCGCCGCATCAACAACGCCCTGCTGCGCCAGCACCAGCTCGAATTCGCGGAGGGCGAGCTGACCCGCGACTGGATGGCGCCGATCGTCGCCGACGCCGAGGCCGGCTTCGGCGGTCCGCTCAACGCCTTCGAGCTGGCGCTGTCGATGATCCAGGCCGGGGCCGCCGGCATCCACTGGGAGGACCAGCTCGCCAGCGAGAAGAAGTGCGGCCACCTGGGCGGCAAGGTGCTCGTGCCCACGAGCCAGCACATCCGCACCCTCAACGCCGCCCGGCTCGCCGCCGACGTCGCGGGCGTGCCGACCATCCAGATCGCCCGCACCGACGCGCTGGCCGCCGACCTGCTCACGAGCGACATCGACGAGCGCGACCGCCCGTTCACCACCGGCGCGCGCACGAGCGAGGGCTTCTACCGGGTGCGCAATGGGATCGAGCCGGTGATCTCGCGCGGCCTGGCGTACGCGCCGTACGCCGACCTGCTGTGGGTCGAGACCGGCACGCCCGACATCGAGCTGGCCCGCGAGTTCGCGAACGCGATCCACGCGGAGTTCCCCGGCAAGATGCTCGCCTACAACTGCTCGCCGAGCTTCAACTGGTCGGCCGCGCTGGATGACCGGCAGATCGCGTCGTTCCAGGCGGAGCTGGCCGAGCTCGGCTACCGCTTCCAGTTCATCACTCTCGCCGGCTTCCACGCGCTGAACCACTCGATGTTCCAGCTCGCCAGCGGCTACGCGGAGCGCGCCATGAGCGCCTACGTCGAGCTGCAGAACGCCGAGTTCGCCGCGGAGGCCTCCGGCTACACCGCCACGCGCCA